The Chryseobacterium aureum genome contains a region encoding:
- a CDS encoding TonB-dependent receptor — MKLIYCLLLIFCGSVFTSAQKTYAVEGTVQDFHDKTLLENAVIKIGNFTAKTNNKGYFAFDKIPAGKYTLIAQHPDCDDYTENIGVNQDVHLVITLEHHVRDIETVTVHGSHKNNGSMVVKTLDKAMLSRNVTENLGNLLTNISGVNVLKTGNNIAKPIIHGLYGSRVSILNDGVKLAEQEWGVEHAPNVDVNNFEHIDVIKGASALKYGAGAVGGVVVLQPQVLPKKDTIMGNVSLSGISNGRGADLNVKLAKTWENGWAIKTNGSYKKLGDLEAPDYGLMNTGLESSGFNFGVQKMTFEKGFSFDYYLTKSTVGILRSSHVGNSEDLRNALTSPQPIYQRDFSYDIDNPKQEIEHHIAKVSAYKRFENFGKITAMYSFQYNHRKEYDIRRTEALSKKPALDLELITNDLNVNHLIERGNWNLETGINAGYQNNYSNTQTEARRLVPNYDRYYAGIYSVLKYKIAPELDLELGGRYDYDHYEVTKWYDLSDWNKTYAADYSDFVVRINQNRILTRPSLTYNNISVNGGIVYHPSEYFNLKFNYARVSRSPNIAELFADGLHHSAAIIERGDMRMKSETGNQFNLVADVKANVLKGLNISVNPYFFYTQNFINQIPTGYQNTQWGGAFVVYSYQQINAKMYGLDVDAQLKITDHLTYKGSGSYVYGQDTTHDVPLILMMPPNFNNSLEFNKKEWKNFYFTVSNNTYLKQTRFPVYNVPIRLFDSDGNAYNEEVDISTPPSGYSLWNLQTGVNLSKNFGIDFSVRNVFNKSHRDYLNRLRFFSNEMGRNFIVTLKYQF; from the coding sequence ATGAAATTGATATATTGCCTGCTGCTGATCTTTTGCGGATCAGTATTTACAAGTGCACAAAAAACGTATGCTGTAGAGGGAACCGTTCAGGATTTTCATGATAAAACACTGCTGGAAAACGCAGTGATTAAAATCGGGAACTTTACAGCCAAAACCAATAACAAAGGTTACTTTGCCTTTGACAAAATCCCTGCAGGAAAGTATACCCTCATTGCACAGCACCCTGATTGTGATGATTATACTGAAAATATAGGAGTTAATCAGGATGTTCATTTGGTTATTACACTGGAACACCATGTCAGAGACATCGAAACAGTAACGGTTCACGGAAGCCATAAGAACAATGGAAGCATGGTGGTGAAAACCCTTGACAAGGCTATGCTTTCAAGAAATGTTACCGAAAACCTTGGGAATTTATTAACCAATATTTCCGGTGTTAACGTTCTTAAAACGGGAAATAATATCGCCAAACCTATTATCCATGGGCTCTATGGAAGCAGGGTTTCTATTCTTAATGACGGGGTAAAGCTCGCCGAACAGGAATGGGGAGTGGAACATGCACCCAATGTAGATGTCAATAATTTTGAACATATCGATGTCATCAAAGGAGCCTCTGCTTTGAAATATGGAGCTGGAGCGGTAGGTGGTGTCGTTGTTTTGCAGCCTCAGGTTTTGCCTAAGAAAGATACCATCATGGGGAATGTTTCTCTTTCCGGAATTTCAAACGGAAGAGGAGCCGATCTGAATGTGAAACTGGCAAAAACATGGGAAAATGGCTGGGCCATCAAAACCAACGGAAGCTATAAAAAACTGGGAGATCTTGAAGCTCCGGATTATGGCCTGATGAATACCGGGCTAGAGAGCTCCGGATTTAATTTCGGGGTACAGAAGATGACATTTGAAAAAGGGTTTTCTTTTGATTATTATCTCACCAAAAGCACTGTCGGGATTCTGAGAAGTTCTCACGTAGGAAATTCAGAAGATCTGCGCAATGCTCTTACCTCACCGCAACCAATCTATCAGAGAGATTTCAGCTATGATATTGATAACCCTAAACAGGAAATTGAGCATCATATCGCTAAGGTGTCAGCTTACAAAAGGTTTGAAAATTTCGGAAAAATTACGGCTATGTACAGCTTCCAGTACAATCATAGAAAAGAATATGATATAAGACGTACTGAAGCCTTAAGCAAAAAGCCGGCACTGGATCTGGAACTGATCACCAATGACCTGAATGTGAACCACCTGATAGAAAGAGGGAACTGGAATCTTGAAACAGGGATTAATGCAGGATATCAGAACAACTATTCCAATACGCAGACGGAGGCAAGACGTCTTGTGCCGAACTATGACAGATATTATGCGGGAATTTATTCCGTATTAAAATACAAAATTGCGCCTGAACTCGATCTTGAGCTGGGTGGCAGATACGATTACGATCATTATGAAGTAACAAAATGGTATGATCTGAGCGACTGGAATAAGACTTATGCTGCAGATTATTCTGATTTCGTAGTAAGAATTAACCAGAACAGGATTCTCACCAGACCCTCTTTAACGTATAATAATATTTCAGTAAACGGAGGAATTGTGTATCACCCTTCTGAATATTTTAACCTGAAATTTAACTATGCCAGAGTTTCAAGGTCTCCGAATATTGCAGAACTTTTTGCTGATGGTCTTCACCACTCGGCAGCCATTATTGAAAGAGGAGATATGAGAATGAAAAGTGAAACCGGTAATCAGTTCAACCTGGTGGCAGATGTCAAGGCAAATGTTTTAAAAGGACTGAATATCTCGGTAAATCCCTATTTCTTTTACACTCAGAATTTTATCAATCAGATCCCTACAGGATATCAGAATACCCAGTGGGGAGGAGCTTTTGTAGTGTACAGCTATCAGCAGATCAATGCAAAAATGTATGGATTGGACGTTGATGCTCAGCTGAAGATCACAGATCATCTTACCTACAAAGGAAGTGGCTCTTATGTGTATGGGCAGGATACGACCCATGATGTACCGCTTATTCTTATGATGCCTCCGAATTTTAACAATTCATTGGAATTCAATAAAAAAGAATGGAAAAACTTCTATTTCACGGTAAGCAACAATACCTATCTTAAGCAGACGAGGTTTCCGGTTTACAATGTTCCGATCAGATTATTCGATTCGGACGGAAATGCTTACAATGAAGAAGTGGATATCTCAACACCTCCAAGCGGATATTCCCTTTGGAACCTTCAGACAGGGGTGAATCTGTCTAAAAACTTCGGAATTGATTTTTCAGTCCGGAATGTATTCAATAAGTCTCACAGAGATTACCTGAACAGACTTCGCTTCTTTTCCAACGAAATGGGAAGAAACTTTATTGTAACTCTTAAATATCAATTTTAA